A region from the Desulfobaccales bacterium genome encodes:
- a CDS encoding PAS domain S-box protein, with protein sequence MKPEDQARRGKPNPLASMGTAPVPLEFLGPLLTDFSDPVVITNQQREVAFLNCAAQKLFGGSLRPGDPCPLCSETHLITEIGENASRLKRCPQRGENPKQVPVLLKARWPLGSPLSLSATPIRGADNEKTGCFILIREHTDLLVHPVMEQQMATLSSILENFPMPFFLVDPFLMVTHINDHMERLTGYSRGEVVGRMTCGELLNTAECTTCDCILKQVMEQKKPVSGVRRVVRPRDGREVQVTVSASVITDSEGRVIGGFEAIRDISRVVEAEQKLDLLTQLTQEGLLMADENYRIIFANTRMLEILNVPRSRIIGMHLGEVLTPQHLHMAQELASLVDRNLQQETRFCSILDRPQDEDHIPRVFETCMAVSHLGKKVLTCLYLRDLTSRVLMERELQKTNAFLANIIQNSVDGIVVVDGKGVPLIFNEGAERILGYTAEEMIGNPENFRRFYPVESASEMMRRMRSAEYGPPDKLNTTRMTFINKNGEAVPVNFSAAIIRERGQVAGSVGIFSDLREILMVHQELEAAQSQLVHTEKIASLGRMSAGVAHEINNPLAGILIYAELLQRDLAADDVHRENIEIIINQTMRCQQIVHRLLDFSRQSLGDQKLFDVNDILHRCVELLSHQAFFHNIKVIQHLDPFLPQIVGDPGQLQQVFTNLLLNAADAMNGQGQITIASRPSPSGDGIVLTFTDTGCGIPMAIRDKIFEPFFTTKPPGKGTGLGLSIVYGVIQRHGGTISADSPPEGGTTFTVRLPLESQEQVPAMKIGEQ encoded by the coding sequence ATGAAACCGGAAGACCAGGCCCGTCGCGGCAAACCCAATCCATTGGCGTCGATGGGGACAGCACCCGTGCCGCTGGAATTCCTGGGCCCGCTCCTGACTGATTTTTCTGACCCCGTGGTAATCACCAACCAGCAGCGGGAAGTGGCCTTTCTCAACTGCGCCGCCCAGAAACTCTTTGGCGGCAGCCTGCGTCCGGGGGACCCCTGCCCTCTTTGTTCAGAGACTCACCTCATTACCGAAATCGGAGAAAATGCGTCCCGGTTGAAGCGGTGTCCCCAGAGGGGGGAAAACCCTAAGCAGGTTCCTGTGTTGCTGAAGGCGCGCTGGCCCCTCGGCTCCCCTCTCTCCCTCAGTGCAACGCCCATCCGAGGCGCCGATAACGAGAAAACCGGCTGCTTTATCCTCATCCGGGAACATACGGACTTGCTGGTCCACCCGGTGATGGAACAGCAAATGGCCACCTTGTCCAGCATCCTGGAAAATTTCCCCATGCCTTTTTTCCTGGTGGACCCCTTTTTGATGGTCACCCATATTAATGACCACATGGAAAGACTCACCGGCTACTCCCGCGGCGAGGTGGTGGGCCGGATGACTTGCGGGGAACTGCTCAACACCGCTGAGTGTACTACCTGCGATTGCATCCTCAAGCAGGTCATGGAGCAGAAAAAACCCGTCTCCGGGGTTCGCCGGGTGGTCCGGCCGCGCGATGGCCGGGAGGTCCAGGTGACGGTCTCCGCTTCGGTCATAACTGATTCCGAGGGCCGGGTTATTGGGGGGTTCGAGGCCATACGCGATATTAGCCGGGTGGTGGAAGCGGAACAGAAGCTGGACCTCCTCACCCAATTGACCCAGGAAGGGCTTTTGATGGCGGATGAGAACTATCGCATCATCTTTGCCAACACCCGGATGTTAGAAATTTTGAACGTCCCCAGGAGCCGGATCATCGGCATGCACCTGGGGGAAGTACTGACCCCTCAGCATCTCCATATGGCCCAGGAACTGGCTAGTCTGGTTGACCGGAATCTGCAACAGGAGACCCGCTTCTGCAGTATCCTGGACCGGCCCCAGGATGAGGACCACATCCCCCGGGTCTTCGAAACCTGCATGGCTGTCTCGCACCTGGGTAAGAAAGTCCTGACCTGTTTGTATCTGCGGGACCTCACCAGCCGCGTTCTTATGGAACGTGAACTGCAAAAGACCAATGCCTTTCTTGCCAACATCATCCAGAATTCCGTGGATGGCATCGTGGTGGTGGACGGCAAGGGAGTGCCTTTGATTTTCAATGAAGGGGCGGAGCGCATCTTGGGATACACGGCCGAAGAGATGATCGGCAACCCTGAGAATTTCCGCCGTTTCTATCCCGTGGAGTCGGCCTCCGAGATGATGCGGCGGATGCGTAGCGCTGAGTACGGTCCGCCGGATAAATTGAATACCACCCGGATGACCTTTATCAATAAAAATGGTGAGGCAGTGCCGGTCAACTTTTCCGCCGCCATTATTCGGGAACGGGGCCAGGTAGCCGGCAGCGTGGGAATTTTTTCCGATCTGCGGGAAATCCTCATGGTGCATCAGGAATTGGAAGCTGCCCAATCGCAGCTGGTGCACACGGAAAAAATCGCCTCCTTGGGCAGAATGTCCGCAGGGGTGGCCCATGAAATCAATAATCCCCTGGCCGGCATCCTGATTTACGCCGAACTGCTGCAACGGGACCTGGCCGCGGATGACGTCCACCGGGAAAATATCGAGATCATTATTAACCAGACTATGCGGTGCCAGCAAATCGTGCACCGGCTGCTGGACTTTAGCCGCCAATCCCTGGGGGACCAGAAGCTCTTTGACGTCAATGACATCCTTCACCGCTGTGTGGAACTTCTCAGCCACCAGGCTTTCTTCCATAATATCAAGGTGATCCAACACCTGGATCCATTTTTGCCCCAGATTGTGGGCGACCCGGGCCAGTTGCAGCAGGTCTTCACCAACCTGCTCCTCAACGCCGCGGACGCCATGAACGGCCAGGGGCAGATCACCATCGCCAGTCGGCCCTCACCCTCCGGAGACGGGATCGTCCTGACGTTTACCGATACCGGCTGCGGTATTCCCATGGCGATCCGGGATAAGATCTTTGAACCCTTTTTTACCACCAAACCCCCGGGCAAGGGTACGGGTTTGGGATTGTCCATCGTATACGGGGTGATACAGCGGCATGGGGGAACGATCAGCGC
- a CDS encoding ACT domain-containing protein, with the protein MGPTVCAPLAQHRINLTFLTHVAGDRAVVCTAGNVGEAALTLLQAQADPQARLALQPGTAILAIYPHDKRPEVIGTFIKSLARARVVIHGLASSPSAISAVLSSKRIKPAVEQLFEHFRFPGFASTQEFFSAQPPPREYLEKVVATYQEKINKVYWIIPQPDLDLWGMSIATADILAGFAAALMEMGDLGLAVPFLVALPGLGGREFILSFSTARRQPGGVDHGSDVRRILKNHLPDLRPMRLTPVAGIYLHGPHFGDRYGIAHTLVSALEQAHISLLALSCTISSISLIIRQHQLAAAQVILGKTFAAPVENAPAASGH; encoded by the coding sequence TTGGGTCCGACGGTGTGCGCCCCTCTGGCCCAGCACCGCATCAACCTCACCTTTTTGACCCATGTGGCCGGCGACCGCGCCGTAGTGTGCACCGCCGGCAACGTCGGGGAAGCCGCCTTAACCCTGCTTCAGGCCCAAGCCGACCCCCAGGCGCGGCTTGCCTTGCAGCCGGGGACTGCCATTCTGGCTATTTATCCCCACGACAAGCGCCCGGAAGTCATCGGCACCTTCATCAAGAGCCTCGCGAGAGCCCGGGTGGTGATCCACGGCCTGGCCAGCTCTCCCTCCGCCATCTCAGCGGTGCTGTCGTCCAAAAGAATCAAGCCCGCGGTGGAACAATTATTCGAGCACTTTCGTTTTCCGGGCTTTGCCTCTACCCAGGAATTTTTTTCGGCCCAGCCCCCTCCCAGGGAATATCTGGAAAAGGTGGTGGCCACTTACCAGGAGAAGATTAATAAGGTGTATTGGATCATTCCCCAGCCGGACCTGGACCTCTGGGGCATGAGCATCGCCACCGCGGACATCCTGGCGGGCTTTGCCGCGGCGCTCATGGAGATGGGAGACCTGGGTCTGGCCGTGCCGTTTCTGGTGGCCTTGCCGGGGCTCGGGGGCCGGGAATTCATCCTGTCGTTCAGCACGGCCCGGCGTCAGCCCGGTGGGGTCGACCACGGCAGCGATGTCCGGCGTATTTTGAAAAATCACCTGCCGGATCTCAGGCCCATGCGTCTCACGCCGGTAGCAGGCATTTATCTCCATGGCCCTCATTTCGGCGACCGCTACGGTATTGCCCATACCCTGGTTTCGGCCCTGGAGCAGGCCCATATTTCCCTTTTGGCTTTGAGTTGCACGATCTCGTCCATCTCGTTGATCATTCGACAGCACCAACTGGCCGCAGCCCAGGTGATTCTCGGGAAAACCTTTGCGGCTCCGGTGGAAAACGCTCCCGCCGCGTCCGGGCATTGA
- a CDS encoding response regulator, which translates to MSAKYILIVDDDPDLVETVAMMLESKGFEVGKAYDGIEGEEAIKKRRPDVLILDVMMPRKNGYELCKELKSNKWTQEIPIILLTAVGEAVPTTSYSHAEGMAVEAEDFIPKPVDAATLVEAVQRLL; encoded by the coding sequence ATGTCTGCAAAGTACATACTGATCGTTGACGACGATCCGGATCTGGTGGAAACCGTAGCTATGATGTTGGAGTCCAAGGGCTTCGAAGTGGGGAAGGCTTACGACGGAATTGAAGGGGAAGAAGCCATAAAAAAGCGCCGTCCGGATGTGTTAATCTTGGACGTCATGATGCCCCGTAAAAATGGCTACGAGCTCTGTAAGGAGTTGAAATCCAATAAGTGGACCCAGGAAATTCCCATTATCCTGCTTACTGCAGTGGGCGAGGCCGTGCCTACCACCAGCTACAGCCATGCGGAGGGGATGGCCGTGGAAGCCGAGGACTTTATTCCCAAACCCGTGGATGCTGCCACCCTGGTGGAAGCAGTGCAAAGATTACTCTAA
- a CDS encoding methylenetetrahydrofolate reductase, with product MSVTTPSKLQKMIASGNFAITSEVGPPRSADGAVIEHKGNLIKDYVDAINVTDNQTSVCRVCSLAACIRLKLMGLEPVLQMVTRDRNRIALQSDILGAASFGINNMLCLTGDHQHFGDHANCANVFDLDSIQLIQTVKMMRDEGRLLGGFEFQVRPQMFIGAAANPFAGPNVPMRVARLAKKVAAGVQFVQTQCIYNMSTFKEFMKLVVDRGLHEKVAVLAGITPMKNVGMAKYMQKRVPGIDVPDEIVRRIGGVPKEKQAEEGLNLAVEQIEELKGVEGVKGFHIMAIEWEEKVPGIVERVGLFPRPQVA from the coding sequence ATGAGCGTGACTACTCCCAGTAAACTGCAAAAGATGATTGCGTCGGGCAATTTTGCCATCACCTCCGAAGTCGGTCCTCCCCGGAGCGCCGATGGCGCCGTGATTGAGCATAAGGGCAACCTCATCAAAGATTACGTGGACGCCATCAACGTCACGGACAACCAGACCTCGGTCTGCCGGGTTTGCAGCCTGGCCGCCTGCATCCGCCTCAAGCTCATGGGGTTGGAGCCGGTGCTGCAGATGGTGACCCGGGACCGGAACCGCATTGCCCTCCAGAGTGATATCCTGGGGGCCGCGTCTTTCGGCATCAACAATATGCTTTGCCTCACCGGCGACCACCAGCACTTTGGCGACCATGCCAATTGCGCCAACGTCTTTGATCTGGATTCCATCCAGCTCATCCAGACGGTAAAGATGATGCGGGATGAGGGGAGGCTGTTAGGGGGCTTCGAATTCCAGGTGCGCCCCCAGATGTTCATCGGGGCCGCGGCCAACCCCTTCGCGGGGCCTAACGTTCCCATGCGAGTGGCCCGGCTGGCCAAAAAGGTGGCAGCCGGGGTGCAGTTCGTCCAGACCCAGTGCATTTATAATATGAGCACATTCAAAGAGTTCATGAAACTGGTGGTGGACCGGGGCTTGCACGAGAAAGTCGCCGTCCTGGCGGGCATTACTCCTATGAAGAACGTGGGCATGGCCAAATACATGCAGAAACGGGTGCCCGGCATCGATGTTCCCGATGAGATAGTGCGGCGCATCGGCGGGGTGCCCAAGGAAAAGCAGGCCGAAGAAGGCCTCAACCTAGCAGTGGAACAGATCGAGGAACTGAAAGGAGTGGAAGGCGTCAAGGGTTTCCACATCATGGCCATCGAGTGGGAGGAAAAAGTCCCGGGAATCGTGGAGCGGGTCGGCCTCTTTCCCAGGCCACAAGTGGCTTGA
- a CDS encoding methylenetetrahydrofolate reductase C-terminal domain-containing protein, producing the protein MIKAVPKPLEEVLDLVKDFNKVLIAGCDGCVTVCEAGGLKEVKVLASALRLYYTQAGRQAQVDETSVTRQCEKEYLAQLSDKMDTYDGVVSLACGVGVQYLAEMYNNKIVYPGVDTCFMGVNEERGVYSERCQACGRCILAETGGVCPIARCSKRMLNGPCGGSDKGKCEISKDVPCGWELIYERLKTLGQLDRFEKPVDPKDWTTSRDGGPRKIVREDLRI; encoded by the coding sequence ATGATCAAAGCAGTGCCCAAACCCCTGGAAGAAGTCCTCGACCTGGTCAAAGACTTCAACAAAGTGCTCATTGCCGGTTGCGACGGCTGCGTCACCGTATGCGAGGCCGGCGGTCTGAAGGAAGTCAAGGTGCTGGCCTCGGCCTTAAGGCTCTATTACACCCAGGCAGGCCGGCAGGCCCAGGTTGATGAAACCAGTGTGACCCGCCAGTGCGAAAAGGAGTACCTGGCGCAACTTTCCGACAAGATGGATACCTATGACGGGGTGGTCTCCCTGGCCTGCGGGGTCGGCGTCCAGTACCTGGCCGAGATGTACAACAACAAGATCGTTTATCCCGGCGTGGATACCTGTTTCATGGGGGTCAACGAGGAGCGGGGGGTCTACTCCGAACGCTGCCAGGCCTGCGGCCGCTGCATCCTGGCGGAAACCGGCGGCGTCTGCCCCATCGCCCGGTGCTCCAAGCGCATGCTCAACGGCCCTTGTGGCGGCTCCGATAAGGGTAAGTGCGAAATCAGCAAGGATGTCCCTTGCGGTTGGGAGCTCATCTACGAGCGCTTGAAAACCCTGGGCCAGTTGGACCGCTTTGAAAAACCTGTGGATCCCAAAGACTGGACGACCTCCCGGGATGGCGGACCGCGCAAGATCGTCAGAGAGGATTTACGGATATGA
- a CDS encoding hydrogenase iron-sulfur subunit: protein MEPFEPKIVGFCCHYUAYSAADLAGSMRLQYPPNVRIIEVPCTGKVDVMHLLKAFEYGADGVMVVGCMEGDCHYSVGNLYAKKRVNRVKDILDKVGIGGERLAMYNLSSGMGGRFAEIVREITEKVLELGPSPIRVATGKAPRPIAEVTT, encoded by the coding sequence ATGGAACCGTTTGAGCCGAAAATCGTCGGGTTTTGCTGCCACTACTGAGCGTATTCCGCTGCGGACCTGGCAGGTTCGATGCGATTGCAGTACCCGCCCAATGTGCGGATTATCGAGGTCCCGTGCACCGGTAAGGTGGACGTCATGCACCTGCTCAAGGCCTTTGAATACGGGGCCGACGGGGTCATGGTGGTGGGTTGCATGGAGGGGGATTGTCATTACAGCGTCGGCAACCTTTACGCCAAAAAGCGGGTCAACCGGGTGAAAGATATCCTCGATAAAGTCGGTATTGGCGGTGAGCGGTTGGCGATGTACAACCTGTCTTCCGGCATGGGCGGTCGGTTCGCCGAAATCGTCCGGGAGATTACCGAAAAAGTGTTGGAACTGGGTCCGAGTCCCATTCGAGTTGCGACAGGCAAGGCCCCCAGGCCCATTGCGGAGGTAACCACATGA
- a CDS encoding 2Fe-2S iron-sulfur cluster-binding protein produces MVRLTINDRPVEVPEGTTVLEAARKVGVSIPTLCYYEAIKPYGGCRLCLVEVTAGNRTIRTASCTYPVAEGITVVTDSELVQKRRRMVIDLLWSRCPDVPVLAEIAKQLGVNEPSFAKGKDDCVLCGLCTRVCSELQGVGGIGIVGRGARRMVTTPFGEFSQVCRTCGACAFVCPTGHIKDIAKISGKVPIPKLDEFNAGLARRGNIYRLYPQAVPAAPVIERDSCVHFLTGDCGACEKACPADAIDYKMQDERVTLEVGAVILSPGFQTFNPNKCGSYQYDKLPNVVTSLEFERILSASGPFGGHLVRPSDHAEPKKIAWLQCVGSRDVKYHTYCSSVCCMYAIKEAVISKEHAPYPLDTAIFFMDMRTFGKDFELYYNRAKDEHGVRFIRSRIHSIDALEGDNLAIRYADESGEEKTEAFDMVVLSVGMEVNPLAKKLAQTLGVDTNSHDFMATSPIAPVSASKEGIYVCGAMQGPKDIPESVMQASAAAGAVSATLGNVRWTQTKTRQIPTPKDIKPEDEPRIGVFVCNCGINIGGIVNVPELSAYAKRLPHVAYVEDNLFTCSQDTQVQMTKVIEEQNLNRVVVAACTPITHEALFRETLIDAGLNKYLFEMANIRNQDSWVHMKEHDKATEKAKDLVRMAVARASLLKPLAEKPLTINQRALVIGGGVAGLNAALNLGDQGFETILLEKEPELGGIARRIHKTIEGLDVQTYLDGLVERVKAHDKIQVLTGALVVGFSGYKGNFTTEVLVGPGMYERKIDHGITVVATGAHEYQPKEFLYGEHDRVMTQLELGDFLHRAPTEAADWNRVVMVQCVGSRNEENPNCSRICCQGAVKYALQLKGLNPDMDVVILYRDMRTYGFLEDYYREARDKGVLFARFEPDHGPQVTNDNGQLSVTFVDHVLGRPISMAVDAVILSAGARAADTEELASLLKLPRNAGGFFIEAHAKLRPVDFASEGIFLCGLAHSPKLISESIAQAMAASSRAGAFLADVNQTISGVTAHVEPDRCAACLVCVRTCPYGVPQINRDNVSEINEALCQGCGTCASECPANVIQVAHFEDDQISAKIKTLY; encoded by the coding sequence ATGGTCAGGTTAACCATTAACGATCGTCCAGTAGAAGTTCCCGAAGGAACCACCGTCCTGGAAGCGGCTCGCAAGGTGGGGGTGAGCATTCCCACCCTGTGCTACTATGAGGCCATCAAACCTTACGGTGGTTGCCGCCTGTGCCTGGTGGAGGTGACCGCCGGCAACCGCACCATCCGCACCGCGTCCTGCACCTATCCGGTGGCCGAGGGCATCACGGTGGTCACCGATTCGGAACTGGTGCAGAAAAGGCGGCGGATGGTCATCGATCTGCTGTGGTCGCGCTGCCCAGACGTGCCCGTCCTGGCGGAAATTGCCAAGCAACTGGGGGTCAACGAGCCCAGCTTCGCGAAGGGCAAAGATGATTGTGTGCTTTGCGGCCTGTGCACCCGGGTTTGTTCGGAATTGCAGGGCGTGGGGGGCATCGGCATTGTCGGCCGGGGCGCCCGCCGCATGGTGACCACCCCCTTCGGGGAATTTTCCCAGGTCTGCCGAACCTGCGGCGCCTGCGCGTTCGTGTGCCCTACCGGCCACATCAAGGACATCGCCAAGATTAGCGGCAAGGTCCCGATTCCTAAGCTCGACGAATTTAACGCCGGTCTGGCCCGCCGGGGGAACATCTACCGCCTCTATCCCCAGGCGGTCCCGGCCGCCCCGGTCATTGAACGAGACAGTTGCGTCCACTTCCTCACCGGGGATTGCGGGGCCTGTGAGAAGGCCTGCCCGGCCGATGCCATAGACTATAAGATGCAGGATGAGCGAGTCACCCTGGAAGTCGGGGCCGTGATCCTGTCACCGGGATTTCAAACCTTCAACCCCAACAAGTGCGGCTCCTACCAATACGACAAACTTCCTAATGTGGTGACCTCCCTGGAGTTCGAGCGGATTCTCTCGGCCTCCGGGCCCTTCGGCGGGCACCTGGTCCGGCCCTCAGACCACGCCGAACCGAAGAAGATCGCCTGGCTGCAATGCGTGGGTTCCCGGGACGTGAAGTACCATACCTACTGCTCCTCGGTCTGCTGCATGTATGCCATCAAGGAAGCGGTGATCTCCAAGGAGCATGCGCCCTATCCGCTGGATACCGCGATCTTTTTCATGGATATGCGGACCTTCGGCAAGGATTTCGAACTCTACTACAACCGTGCCAAAGACGAACACGGGGTGCGGTTTATCCGCTCCCGCATTCACAGCATCGATGCGCTGGAGGGTGACAACTTAGCCATCCGGTATGCCGACGAAAGCGGGGAAGAGAAGACCGAAGCCTTCGATATGGTCGTGCTGTCGGTGGGCATGGAAGTGAATCCTCTGGCCAAAAAGTTGGCCCAAACCCTGGGGGTTGATACCAATTCCCATGATTTTATGGCCACCTCCCCTATCGCTCCCGTGTCCGCCTCTAAGGAGGGCATCTATGTCTGCGGGGCCATGCAGGGACCCAAGGACATCCCCGAATCGGTCATGCAGGCATCCGCGGCAGCCGGCGCAGTGAGCGCCACCCTGGGGAACGTGCGCTGGACCCAGACCAAGACCCGGCAAATCCCTACGCCCAAAGACATTAAACCGGAAGACGAACCCCGCATCGGGGTGTTCGTTTGCAACTGTGGCATCAACATCGGCGGCATCGTCAACGTCCCAGAGCTCTCAGCCTACGCCAAGAGGCTGCCCCATGTGGCCTACGTGGAAGACAACCTGTTCACCTGTTCCCAGGATACTCAGGTCCAGATGACCAAGGTCATCGAGGAACAAAACCTCAACCGAGTGGTGGTAGCGGCCTGCACACCCATCACCCATGAGGCTCTGTTCCGGGAAACCTTGATTGACGCTGGCCTGAACAAGTATCTTTTCGAAATGGCCAATATCCGCAACCAGGATTCCTGGGTGCATATGAAGGAGCACGACAAGGCCACGGAGAAGGCCAAGGACCTGGTGCGCATGGCGGTGGCCCGGGCCTCCCTGCTCAAGCCGTTGGCCGAGAAGCCCCTGACCATCAACCAGCGGGCTCTGGTCATCGGCGGCGGGGTCGCGGGTCTCAATGCCGCCCTCAACCTGGGGGACCAGGGTTTTGAGACCATTCTCCTGGAGAAAGAGCCTGAGTTGGGCGGCATCGCCCGACGGATTCACAAAACCATCGAGGGCCTGGACGTCCAGACCTACCTGGATGGGCTCGTGGAGCGGGTGAAGGCCCACGACAAGATCCAGGTGCTCACCGGGGCTCTGGTGGTGGGGTTCAGCGGCTATAAAGGGAACTTCACTACGGAAGTGTTGGTGGGGCCTGGCATGTACGAACGGAAAATCGATCACGGGATTACCGTGGTGGCCACCGGCGCCCATGAATACCAGCCCAAGGAGTTTCTCTACGGCGAACATGACCGGGTGATGACCCAGTTGGAACTGGGCGATTTTCTCCACCGAGCGCCGACGGAGGCCGCCGATTGGAACCGGGTGGTCATGGTGCAGTGCGTGGGCTCACGGAACGAAGAGAATCCCAACTGCAGCCGCATCTGCTGCCAGGGCGCGGTCAAGTATGCCTTGCAGTTGAAGGGTCTCAATCCCGACATGGACGTGGTAATCCTCTACCGGGATATGCGCACCTACGGCTTCCTGGAGGACTACTACCGGGAGGCGCGGGACAAAGGGGTGCTGTTTGCCCGGTTCGAGCCGGACCATGGGCCCCAGGTCACCAATGACAACGGCCAGTTGAGCGTCACCTTTGTGGACCATGTGCTGGGCCGCCCCATCAGCATGGCCGTGGATGCGGTGATCTTGAGCGCCGGGGCCCGGGCCGCTGATACTGAGGAACTGGCGTCGCTCTTGAAACTCCCCCGGAACGCCGGCGGGTTTTTTATCGAGGCCCACGCCAAGCTGCGGCCGGTGGACTTTGCCTCGGAGGGCATCTTCCTCTGCGGCCTGGCCCATTCTCCCAAGCTCATCAGCGAGAGCATCGCCCAGGCCATGGCTGCGTCTTCCCGGGCCGGGGCGTTTTTGGCAGACGTCAACCAGACTATCAGCGGCGTCACCGCGCATGTGGAACCGGACCGCTGCGCCGCCTGCCTGGTGTGCGTCCGGACCTGTCCTTACGGGGTGCCGCAGATCAACCGGGATAATGTTTCGGAGATCAACGAGGCCCTGTGCCAAGGCTGCGGCACCTGTGCGTCGGAGTGCCCGGCCAACGTCATCCAGGTGGCCCATTTTGAAGACGACCAGATCAGCGCCAAGATTAAGACTTTGTACTGA
- the nuoF gene encoding NADH-quinone oxidoreductase subunit NuoF, which yields MKITSLEQLEQIKQQGLALTYPKKIKIMVGMATCGISSGADKVYAALEKKIGELGLDVALEKTGCIGFCQREPLVDVVYPKQVRLTYDDMTPEKAEKLVEAVQAGEVYLENLLCRIDQEEFLIDATKWSYANPHPPSLGVEVARYEEVPFFKNQVKIALRNCGFINPEHLEEYIARGGYKALHRVLTEMTPEQVIDEIKASGLRGRGGAGFPTGLKWEFCRKAPGDVKYVICNADEGDPGAFMDRGILEGDPHAVLEGMAIGAYAMGVNYGYIYCRAEYPLAIQRLEIAISQAQERGLLGDNIFGKDFSFKLEIREGAGAFVCGEETALIASIEGKVGEPRPKPPFPAQSGLWGKPTTINNVKTWSHIAPIIMRGAQWYASYGTKEAKGTTVFSLVGKVKNTGLVEIPLGTTLREMIFDIGGGIANDQRFKAVQTGGPSGGCIPEQHLDTPVDYQSLAALGSIMGSGGMIVMDERDCMVNVAKYFIDFTKDESCGKCTPCREGTLRLMEMLEAITDGKGQEGDIERLQELSEMIIDSSLCGLGSTAPNPVLTTIKYFREEYEAHIWAKRCPAKVCKALITYSVTEDVCNGCGLCRIKCPAEAVEGVKKEAHRILQEKCIKCGVCFDSCKFDAITVE from the coding sequence ATGAAAATCACCAGTCTGGAGCAACTCGAGCAAATCAAACAGCAGGGCTTGGCCCTGACCTATCCTAAAAAGATCAAGATCATGGTGGGCATGGCCACCTGCGGTATTTCCTCCGGCGCCGACAAGGTCTATGCGGCCCTGGAGAAGAAAATCGGCGAACTTGGGCTGGATGTGGCTCTGGAGAAGACCGGCTGCATCGGTTTTTGTCAGCGGGAACCCCTGGTGGACGTGGTTTATCCCAAACAGGTACGCCTCACTTACGATGACATGACCCCGGAAAAGGCGGAAAAGCTGGTGGAAGCGGTGCAGGCAGGGGAAGTTTATCTTGAAAATCTGCTCTGCCGCATCGACCAGGAAGAGTTTCTTATCGATGCAACCAAATGGTCTTATGCCAATCCCCATCCCCCGTCGCTGGGTGTTGAGGTCGCCAGATACGAGGAAGTACCCTTCTTTAAAAATCAGGTGAAGATTGCCCTCAGGAATTGCGGCTTCATCAATCCGGAGCACCTTGAGGAGTACATCGCCCGGGGGGGTTACAAAGCCCTGCACCGAGTGCTGACGGAGATGACCCCGGAGCAGGTCATTGATGAGATCAAGGCCTCGGGCCTGCGGGGGCGGGGCGGCGCTGGCTTCCCCACCGGTCTCAAATGGGAGTTCTGCCGGAAAGCCCCGGGGGACGTCAAGTACGTTATCTGCAATGCCGATGAAGGGGACCCGGGAGCCTTTATGGACCGCGGGATCCTGGAAGGCGACCCCCACGCAGTATTGGAAGGCATGGCCATCGGCGCCTACGCCATGGGTGTCAACTACGGCTATATCTACTGCCGGGCCGAATATCCCCTGGCCATCCAGCGTCTGGAGATCGCCATTTCCCAGGCCCAAGAGCGGGGTCTCTTGGGAGATAATATCTTTGGCAAGGACTTCTCCTTTAAGCTGGAGATCCGGGAAGGCGCCGGCGCCTTTGTCTGCGGGGAAGAAACGGCCCTCATCGCCTCCATTGAAGGCAAGGTCGGTGAGCCCCGGCCCAAGCCCCCGTTCCCGGCCCAGAGCGGCCTGTGGGGCAAGCCCACCACCATCAACAATGTCAAGACCTGGTCCCACATCGCACCTATTATTATGCGGGGGGCCCAGTGGTATGCTTCCTACGGGACCAAGGAAGCCAAAGGCACCACCGTTTTCTCTCTGGTGGGCAAAGTCAAGAATACCGGCTTGGTGGAGATTCCCTTGGGCACCACCTTGCGAGAGATGATTTTCGACATCGGCGGCGGCATCGCCAATGACCAACGCTTCAAGGCGGTTCAGACCGGTGGCCCCTCGGGGGGCTGCATCCCCGAGCAACACCTGGACACCCCGGTAGATTACCAGTCACTGGCGGCCTTGGGTTCCATCATGGGCTCCGGCGGCATGATCGTCATGGACGAACGGGACTGCATGGTTAATGTGGCCAAATACTTCATTGATTTCACCAAGGACGAGTCTTGTGGCAAGTGCACCCCTTGCCGGGAAGGCACCCTGAGACTGATGGAGATGCTTGAGGCCATCACCGACGGAAAAGGTCAGGAAGGGGACATCGAGAGATTGCAAGAGCTTTCCGAGATGATCATCGATTCCTCCCTCTGTGGCCTGGGCAGCACCGCTCCTAACCCGGTGCTGACCACCATCAAATACTTCCGGGAAGAATATGAGGCCCACATCTGGGCCAAACGTTGCCCGGCCAAGGTCTGCAAGGCCCTGATAACCTATAGCGTGACCGAAGACGTGTGCAACGGCTGCGGGCTCTGCCGGATCAAGTGTCCGGCCGAGGCCGTCGAAGGGGTAAAGAAAGAGGCCCATCGCATTCTCCAGGAAAAGTGCATCAAATGCGGCGTTTGCTTTGATTCGTGTAAGTTCGATGCCATCACCGTGGAGTAA